DNA from Fibrobacterota bacterium:
TCCTTGACGCCTTCGGAAACCGCGCGTTCCACTTCCGAAAGGATCGATTCCGCTTCGCGGCTCCGTTCCACCCCGCGCACCGTAGGCACGATGCAGTAGGTGCAACGCTTGTTGCAGCCCCGCATGATGGTGATGTGGCAGGTTACGGCCGAATCCAGCTTCGCCATGATGCCGTCGTAGTTCTCGAAAGCGTTCTGCTCGGTCAGAACCTCCGCAGCGGCGGGCCGTCCGGAAAAGATCATGCCTTCCAGCTGGCGGTAATTGTCCGGGCCTACGACGTAATCGACGTGGTCCAATTCCACCGGGATCTTTTCCCCGTGGTTCTGCGCCATGCAACCGATGACGGCGATGCGCACCGCCGGGTTGCGGCGCTTGTAATGACGCATGGCCGCGATGCGCGCGTAGGCGCGATCCTCCGCGCCGCCGCGGATGGAGCAAGTGTTGACGATGAGCACGTCGGCTTCTTCCGCTTCGCCCGTCTGCAGCATGCCACGCTTCTCCAGCATGCCGCCGACCAGGTTCGAATCGTACACGTTCATCTGGCAGCCGAAGGTGGCCAGGAAATATTTCCCCGCTCCGGACGGTTTTGGCAGTTCGCTCATGGCCGCCCTCCCGCCGTTGGGCCCTTGGCTTCCATGGCCGCCACCGCCGCGGGCAAATCGGCCATGGAGGTAAAGGTCGCGTCGGCTCCTTCCGCCAATAGGGCTGCCGCCGGCCCCATGCCGTCCAGATAGCCCAGGAAACGGGCCCCCGCCCGGCGGGCCGCGCGCAGGTCCTGCACGCCGTCCCCGATCATGACGGTCTCTTCGGGCCGCGCGCTTTCCAATTCCATCAACTTGCGCAGGGCGGCGGGATCCGGCTTTTGCCCGAAGGGGTTATCCCCGCCGAACACGTGCCCGAAATGCCCCGACATGCCTAAGCCTTTTAGGATGCGCGCCGCCGGCGCCCCGGGCTTATTGGTCAGCACCGCTTTGCGGTAGCCGGACAAACGATCCAAGGCCTGAGCCATGCCTGGATAGGCCCGCGTCTCTATCAGGCAATGCTCGCGGTAATGCGCGAGGAAGGCGTTAAGGGCCGCGTCGATGGTGGCAGGCGCGGTTGCGGACGCGGGCGGGTCGCCTTCCGCTTCGCGCGCGGCAGCCAGGCTGCGGGTGATCAGGTTGCGGGCGCCGTCCCCCACGAAGCCGACGACGGTCTCGACGGGCAAGGGCGCGAGCCCGATCGCGGCCAAGGCCGCGTTCACCGAGGCCGCGAGATCGCGACGCGTGTCCGCCAAGGTGCCGTCCAAATCGAAAACGAGTAGTTTTAGCACCCTAGAAAGATACTTTCGCCCCTTTCTCCCGACTAGGACGCGATGCGCTTCCTCCTCGCCCTTCACGATGTTTGGCCCGGGAACTTTCACCTGGCGGCGGGCTACTTGGAGCGCTTGCGATCCTTGGGCGCGCGGCGCATCGCCCTGCTCGTGGTTCCGGCCTACCATGGCGCTCCGCCCATGGACGCCAGCGCGGAGTTCGTCGCCTGGCTGCGCGAGGAGAGCGGCCGCGGCACCGAATTGTTCCTGCATGGTTATCATCATTGGATGGGAGAGCTCGCGCGACGGGGAGCCTTCGGGGCGCGGCGCAACGCCTGGGGCCGCTGGGTAAACCGCCATATGGTGGAAAGCGAAGCGGAGTTTTCCGGGCTGCCGAGGACGGCCCAGGCCGGCATTCTTTCGGAGGGGTTGGCTTCCTGGCGTCGCACCGCCCTCCCCTTGGCCGGGTTCGTCGCGCCGACCTGGCATGGCGCTCCCGAAGCATCCCGCATGCGCGCGGAAGGCCTCATGCTCTGGGAGACGCGCTTTCGTCTGCATCATCTGCCCACGGCGCGGGCGCGCTTCGTTCCGCCGCTGGCCTGGGGCAAATCCGGTTCCGGGGGAAACCCCAAGTTGGCCGGCGGTTCGGCTTGGCTCGCGGCCCTCTTGCGGGTCCCGCTCATCAAGGTGGCATTGCATCCCGGCGATCTGGAAGGGGGCAACGCCGAGCCGGTATTGGAGCGCGTATTCGCCGCGGGCGAAAACGCGGGCTATGGTGAGGTTTTCAAGGTCACGGCGCCGTGACGGTGACGTTGACCGAGGTTTGCGATACCAGGTTGCTCTTGGTATCCGTGGCCTTCACTTCCGCGGTCCCCGCTTTCCGTCCCACCAAACGCTTGTCTTCGAACACCCCGACCACGGTCGTATCCGAGCTGACCAGCCGGTAGGCGGAATAATCCGCGGTTTTACTCGTCTTTCCGTTGGCGAGGATGACGGTCTTGGAGACGATCCAGAATGAGCTGGTGTCGCCGACGCGGAAGGGTGCGGGAAGGGGCGAGGATTCGATGTCGAGGCTATCGCCCTTTTGGGGTTCGGTTCCGCATCCCGCCAGAGCGGTCAAACCACCGAGAAGGAAAGCGGCGAAGAGGGAATGGCGTTTCCGCATAGAGTCTCCAGTTTCCGGTTTAGCGCCTTCTGAATCTATCAAATCGAGTTCCGCCAGTCACGGCGGAGTTCCTCGGCGACGGGAGCATGGGCCGCGGCCGCCATGTTCTCGGCCAGATGGGCGGGATCCCCGGTCGCGGGGATGACGCAGGTGACGGCCGGATGGGCCAAGACGAAATCCAGAAAGATCGCGCTCCAGCTTTCCAGGCCGGCGGCGCGGGCGCTTTCAGGTACTTTACGGCCGCGGACCTTGCGGAAGAGGGCGCCTTCCCCGAAGGGCCGGTTGATCAATACCGCGATCTTCTGGTCCAGGGCGAAGGGCAATAAGCGGTCTTCCGCTTCCGGCTCTTCCAAAGAGTAATTGATCTGGATGAAGTCGGGCCGGGTCTCCGAAGCCACCCTTTCCAGTTCCGCATGGGCTCCCGCTTGGTAATGGGTCAGGCCCCAATAACGGATACGGCCCGCGGCCTTCCATTCCCTCAAAGTCGGGACGTGGGAACGCCAGTCGACCAGGTTATGCACTTGCATCAGATCCAAGGTCGTCCGCCGCAGCAACCGGAAGGAATTTTCCATTTGCGCGATGCCTTGGGACCGGCCTTGGGTCCAAACCTTGGTGGCTACGAAGGCGGGAATCGCGCCGGGGGCGGCGCCGGGGGCGGGCAGTAATTGGCCCAAAGCGGCTTCGGCCTGCCCGTACATCGGCGAAGTATCGATGACCCGGCCGCCGCCGGCGAAAAAGGCGTTCAGGATCGGTTGTAATCGGTTTCGCTCGGGACCGGGAGCCGCGTCGAAGGTTTTCCAACTGCCCATTCCATAGACGGGCAGGGATTCACCGCTTGAGAGGGTTCGGATCGGTAACGTCATGAAATCCCCCCGGCTAAGGTGGGAGAATATAATTTTCAGCCTGGTCCGCCGCCCGGAGCGGACCGCGGGAGAAATATGATTAAATGGATGGGCTTGGCGGTTGCCTTGGTATGCGCGTCGGCGCACGCCGATGCGGGGGTGAAAGACAGCACCAATGGTTGGGGTTACGGGTACGATTCGCTCCTGCACGATCTCGGGGTCTGGCGCCAGGACTCCAATGTCCGCATCGATTCCGTCGGCGCCAGCGTCCAGGGACGCGCCCTGTGGATGGTCTCCATCACCGCGCCCGGGGACAGCCTGGATCGCCATGGTGAACTCACGGACCGCAAACATCGCGTATTCATCCATGCGCGGACGCATCCTGCCGAGGTCCAGGCCCTGTGGGTGGCCCGCGAATCCATCCGCTTCCTGCTTTCCGACGACGCGAAGGCCAAAGAGCTACGCCGCGATTACATATTCAACGTCATCCCCATGTATAATCCCGACGGCGTGGAGCTTGGAAAGGCGCGCCAGAACGCCCATGACGTGGATCTGGAAAGCAATTGGGACGAGAATCCGATGGAGCCCGAACCCACCGCCCTGAAGAAGACCTTCATGGCTTTCATGGATGGCCCCATACCCATCGAAGTCGCGCTGAACCTGCACGCGGACTCGTACAATTGCGCGCGTTTCTTCTTCTTCCATTACGCCGCCGGGACCTCCGCCCACTATGCCGATTTGGAAAAGGCATATATCGCCGGGGTACAGGCCCATTACCCGGGCGGGCTCAAGGATTGGGATTTCGTGGAGAGCTGGGCCACCGGCACGGTAACCCATTACCCGGAAGGGTTCTGGTGGGTGAACCACGGCGATAAGGTCCTCGCGCTCACTTATGAGGACAAGAATACCCTGACACAGGCCGGATCCGATTGCCTGGACGCGGGCGGATACGATTCGACCGGGACTGCCTTGGCGCTTGGCTCGGTCGATTACATCAAGGCCCGTATCCTGGCCCCGATCCTGGCACGGACCAGTCCGGTAACCCGGATGTTACTGCAAGGGGAGGGCGTCCGCTTTCCTTCCGGCCTGGCCGCGCGCTGGGAGATCCTGGATCCCCGCGGGAGACGGCTCGCCGCGGGCGCATTCGGGCGCGATGGCGGTTTGCTGGCCTGGAACCAAATGCCCGATGCCCCCGTACGCATCCTGTCCATGCTTCCCGAGTCCGGACCCGCGGAACGGCTAATCCTGCCGCTCCGATAGCCGCGCCGCTTTCGGGCCTTGGGGACTTTGGGGACTCTGCGCTCCGGGGGTCGCGGCGGAACTTGACGCGGGTAGGGGTTAGAGTAGTTTTCGGATCGATGGGCATGCGATCCTTCCTCTCCCTAATCTTACTAGGGCTCCTAGCGCCGGGCCGCGCCTGGTGCGATCCCGCGCCTTCCCCGGCGGGCGAAGCTGCTTTGCTGCAACCCGTTCCGGCGGTGATGGACTCCCAGCGGGTTGCCGCCCATCGCGTGGACATGGACGAGAAGATCAACGAGAAGATCGCGGCGGCTTATCGGGAACATGCGCCTTTGGCGTTGTTCTCTCTCGGTTCGCTGGCCGTCGGAGGCGCATTCTACGCCATCGGGCATGGGGCCGATGGTTCGCGCTCCGCCAACGCGTCGGCCGATCGGTCGCAGTTGAAGGCCGTGGTTTCGGTCGCGGGAATCAGCGCCTTGCTCGCCGCCGGATCCTATTTCTATTACGTGCATCGGGCCAAGGCCCGGGCCGAAGCGGAACCGCAATGGGATGCCGCGTTGATGGGCGCGCCCGACGGCGCGGGCGGCATCGCCATGGGCGCGCGGCTGACCCTGGCGCTATCTTCCCTTCGCTAATTTCTAGATTGTTTACATCGGCTTCCGACGGTTGCGCGAACGCCGCCGGGGCAGGGAAGATCGCCCATGATGACCGCAGAACAACTCCAGGACCGCCTCGCCAACGTCAAAATCAACGGCGCCGCCTGTACCTATACCCTCGAGAAATGCGAATCCCTGGTCCCCTTGATCAACGCCATCAACGAGATCAAGAAGCAGAAGAACGCGGTCATCCTGGCCCATTCCTACGTGGCCCCGGAGATCGTCTACGGCGTGGCCGATTTCACGGGCGATTCCTACGGCTTGAGCAAGGACGCCATGGGGACGTCGGCCAAGACCATCGTGTTCGCCGCGGTGAAATTCATGGGGGAAACCGCGAAGATATTGAATCCGGACAAGGAAGTTCTGATTCCCGGGCGCGATCCGGGCTGCACCTTGGCGGACGCGGTGACCGGCGCGGACGTGCGAGCCTTGCGCGCGAAATTCCCCGCGCATAGCTTCGTCTGCTACATCAACACCACGGCGGACGTGAAAGCCGAGTGCGACGTCTGCGTGACCTCGTCCAACGTGTACGACATCGTCGAGGCCATCCCCAACGACAAGATCTATTTCCTGCCAGACAAGCTGATGGGGAAGAACATCCAGGACGAAATGGCCCGCCGCGGCGTACGCAAAGAAGTTCTCCTCTACGAGGGCACTTGCTACGTCCACGAAGAATACGATCCCGAAATGGTGACCTTCCTGCGTATGAAATTCCCCGGCGTGGAAGTCGTGACGCATCCCGAATGCGGCTCGGGCGTGGTGAAGTCTTCCGACTACGTGGGCAGCACCTCGCAGATGCTCAAGCACGTGGCGCAGTCCAAGAAGAAGGATTTCCTGGTGCTGACCGAATGCGGCCTGGTCTCGCGCTTACAGGCGGAGCATCCTGATAAGAACTTCGTGGGCTCCTGCACCATGTGCAAATACATGAAGTCGAATACCCTGCAGGACATCCTGCGCGTGCTGATCCAGCCCCGCCCCGAAGATCGCATCGTCCTCGAAGAAGGCTTGCGTAAGCGCGCCTTGGGCTCCATCGAGGCGATGTTCCGGTATACCGAAGGCGCAGCTTTTGCGTCCGGCGCTGCCTCGGCGACCGGCGCCATCCCCCGGCGCGCCTGATCCCGATGCCCAGCCACGCGTTCCGCGTCCATGGCGCC
Protein-coding regions in this window:
- the nadA gene encoding quinolinate synthase NadA, which produces MMTAEQLQDRLANVKINGAACTYTLEKCESLVPLINAINEIKKQKNAVILAHSYVAPEIVYGVADFTGDSYGLSKDAMGTSAKTIVFAAVKFMGETAKILNPDKEVLIPGRDPGCTLADAVTGADVRALRAKFPAHSFVCYINTTADVKAECDVCVTSSNVYDIVEAIPNDKIYFLPDKLMGKNIQDEMARRGVRKEVLLYEGTCYVHEEYDPEMVTFLRMKFPGVEVVTHPECGSGVVKSSDYVGSTSQMLKHVAQSKKKDFLVLTECGLVSRLQAEHPDKNFVGSCTMCKYMKSNTLQDILRVLIQPRPEDRIVLEEGLRKRALGSIEAMFRYTEGAAFASGAASATGAIPRRA
- a CDS encoding aldo/keto reductase — protein: MTLPIRTLSSGESLPVYGMGSWKTFDAAPGPERNRLQPILNAFFAGGGRVIDTSPMYGQAEAALGQLLPAPGAAPGAIPAFVATKVWTQGRSQGIAQMENSFRLLRRTTLDLMQVHNLVDWRSHVPTLREWKAAGRIRYWGLTHYQAGAHAELERVASETRPDFIQINYSLEEPEAEDRLLPFALDQKIAVLINRPFGEGALFRKVRGRKVPESARAAGLESWSAIFLDFVLAHPAVTCVIPATGDPAHLAENMAAAAHAPVAEELRRDWRNSI
- a CDS encoding DUF2334 domain-containing protein, coding for MRFLLALHDVWPGNFHLAAGYLERLRSLGARRIALLVVPAYHGAPPMDASAEFVAWLREESGRGTELFLHGYHHWMGELARRGAFGARRNAWGRWVNRHMVESEAEFSGLPRTAQAGILSEGLASWRRTALPLAGFVAPTWHGAPEASRMRAEGLMLWETRFRLHHLPTARARFVPPLAWGKSGSGGNPKLAGGSAWLAALLRVPLIKVALHPGDLEGGNAEPVLERVFAAGENAGYGEVFKVTAP
- a CDS encoding HAD-IA family hydrolase encodes the protein MLKLLVFDLDGTLADTRRDLAASVNAALAAIGLAPLPVETVVGFVGDGARNLITRSLAAAREAEGDPPASATAPATIDAALNAFLAHYREHCLIETRAYPGMAQALDRLSGYRKAVLTNKPGAPAARILKGLGMSGHFGHVFGGDNPFGQKPDPAALRKLMELESARPEETVMIGDGVQDLRAARRAGARFLGYLDGMGPAAALLAEGADATFTSMADLPAAVAAMEAKGPTAGGRP